The following are from one region of the Polycladomyces subterraneus genome:
- the spoVT gene encoding stage V sporulation protein T yields the protein MKATGIVRRIDDLGRVVIPKEIRRTLRIREGDPLEIFVDRDGEVILKKYSPIGELGDFAQEYAESLFENLQHIALICDRDSVIAVAGGPKKEYLEKPVGSLVESCMDQRRTLLEANPTRAELIRDMPEQYQSFVVAPIIAGGDPIGAVILLTKKEGVHMGELEVKLAGTAAGFLGKQMEQ from the coding sequence ATGAAAGCAACCGGCATCGTCCGGCGTATCGACGATTTGGGACGTGTAGTCATTCCGAAGGAAATTCGCCGGACGCTTCGTATTCGGGAAGGGGATCCGTTGGAAATCTTTGTGGATCGTGACGGAGAAGTGATCTTGAAAAAATATTCTCCCATCGGTGAGTTGGGGGATTTTGCTCAAGAGTATGCGGAATCCTTGTTTGAAAATCTTCAACATATCGCGTTGATCTGTGATCGGGACAGCGTCATTGCCGTTGCCGGCGGTCCCAAAAAAGAGTATCTGGAAAAACCGGTGGGTAGCCTGGTGGAATCCTGCATGGATCAACGACGCACCCTTTTGGAAGCCAATCCCACTCGGGCGGAACTGATCCGTGACATGCCAGAACAATATCAATCGTTCGTGGTGGCACCGATCATCGCAGGTGGAGACCCGATCGGCGCCGTGATTCTCTTGACCAAAAAAGAAGGCGTGCATATGGGAGAACTGGAAGTGAAGCTGGCGGGGACAGCCGCAGGATTTTTGGGAAAACAGATGGAGCAGTGA
- a CDS encoding putative polysaccharide biosynthesis protein has product MLQYQRSDRTADNPVVGSFVLLGTWRRTGKEIIMSRGYSFVRGAAILSAAAFVSKLLGALYKVPYQNITGNEGLFVYQQVYPLYSTLLLLATAGFPTAISKMVSERLAEGDRDAAGRIFRVATVILSMTGLCLFILLFAGAEMIATWMGSQRLLTLPIRTVSFALLVVPVVSVIRGYFQGHQDMMPTAVSQVMEQLVRVATILIAAWWFMSTGAGVVMAGAGAMFGAFTGAAAALVFLLITWNRHLRAQAVRRGTARGQRESEWQIARQLLVLSLPICLGSLVLPLLSLTDSFTVTNILLQQGWQPTEAVAAKGIFDRGQPLIQFASFFAGALSLSLVPAIASARAHRDENEVLRLTHMALRLTMMLGLPASVGLAIVAGPTNVMLYEDAAGTVALSILAFAALFSMVKMTAAGVLQGLGNVYVPARNLLIGVAVKVAANLLLIPVWDIRGAALATVLGYGVAAQLNLRTLRRMGYGWRWRDALLPFAGSTAMMSLAVWSAMWGLEWLLAGWLPERLMMTVVALVSVSVGVAVYGFALIRFGAVSRADLENMPKIGPKLIPLVERWRRSDG; this is encoded by the coding sequence ATGCTACAATATCAAAGATCCGATCGGACTGCTGACAATCCCGTTGTCGGCAGTTTCGTTTTGTTGGGTACCTGGAGGCGGACGGGAAAGGAGATCATCATGTCGCGGGGTTATTCCTTCGTCCGAGGGGCGGCCATTCTTAGTGCCGCCGCGTTTGTGTCCAAGCTGCTGGGGGCATTGTACAAAGTGCCCTACCAAAACATCACGGGCAATGAGGGGCTGTTTGTTTACCAGCAGGTATATCCGTTGTACAGTACCTTGTTGTTGCTTGCCACCGCCGGATTCCCCACGGCGATATCCAAGATGGTATCAGAACGTCTGGCTGAAGGGGATCGTGATGCAGCCGGACGGATTTTCCGTGTGGCAACGGTCATCCTAAGTATGACTGGACTGTGTTTGTTTATCCTGCTGTTTGCCGGGGCAGAGATGATCGCCACGTGGATGGGAAGTCAACGACTGCTCACGCTCCCGATTCGGACTGTGTCGTTTGCTTTGCTGGTCGTACCGGTTGTATCTGTCATCCGCGGCTATTTTCAAGGACATCAGGACATGATGCCTACGGCGGTTTCCCAAGTGATGGAGCAGTTGGTCCGCGTCGCCACCATTCTGATTGCCGCTTGGTGGTTTATGTCCACTGGCGCGGGTGTCGTGATGGCGGGTGCTGGGGCGATGTTCGGGGCGTTTACGGGTGCGGCGGCTGCATTGGTGTTTCTGCTGATTACATGGAATCGACATCTTCGTGCGCAAGCCGTACGCCGAGGTACCGCTCGTGGTCAACGAGAGAGTGAATGGCAAATTGCACGTCAACTGTTGGTATTGTCATTGCCGATCTGTTTGGGATCCCTGGTATTGCCGTTGTTGTCTCTGACGGATTCCTTTACTGTCACCAACATTTTGTTGCAACAGGGGTGGCAACCGACAGAAGCTGTTGCGGCTAAGGGCATTTTTGATCGTGGACAACCATTGATTCAGTTTGCTTCCTTTTTTGCCGGCGCATTGTCCTTGTCACTGGTGCCAGCCATCGCCTCCGCGCGTGCTCACCGGGATGAGAATGAAGTACTTCGGCTCACCCATATGGCTCTGCGGCTGACGATGATGTTGGGTTTGCCTGCATCCGTCGGGTTGGCGATCGTTGCTGGGCCGACCAATGTGATGTTGTATGAAGATGCGGCGGGGACGGTCGCACTGTCCATTCTGGCTTTTGCCGCTTTGTTTTCCATGGTGAAAATGACGGCGGCCGGCGTGTTGCAGGGATTGGGCAACGTATATGTGCCCGCACGCAATTTGTTGATTGGTGTGGCGGTGAAGGTAGCGGCCAACTTGCTATTGATTCCTGTCTGGGATATTCGGGGCGCTGCTTTGGCCACAGTGTTGGGTTACGGCGTGGCAGCCCAGTTGAACCTGCGAACGCTGAGACGGATGGGATACGGATGGAGATGGCGGGATGCATTACTCCCCTTTGCTGGATCGACGGCCATGATGAGTTTGGCGGTGTGGTCCGCGATGTGGGGACTGGAGTGGTTGTTGGCGGGTTGGTTGCCGGAACGTCTGATGATGACGGTCGTTGCGCTGGTGTCGGTGTCAGTCGGTGTGGCCGTGTACGGATTTGCCTTGATCCGCTTCGGTGCTGTAAGCAGGGCGGATCTCGAAAATATGCCGAAGATCGGTCCCAAACTGATTCCGCTAGTGGAGCGGTGGCGCCGGTCTGACGGGTAA
- the mazG gene encoding nucleoside triphosphate pyrophosphohydrolase: protein MQGTITIVGLGFGDISALPMGTLETLERADALWLRTEDHPVVDWLRERGLGFATFDSVYEAHADFESVYREIVDRLLAEAKAGRPVVYAVPGHPMVAERTVRLLREEGNRHGIQVDVRGGGSFLDAAFARLGIDPIDGFLLLDGTDLSADRLDPRVHQLIAQVYDRMVASDIKLTLMEVYPDDFPVTVASALGVEERERIETVPLYQLDHEERFDNLTLLYIPPTDEERVLNRRFDTLTGIIERLRGPGGCPWDRKQTHQSLRKYLLEEAYEFLDALAEGNPDEMADELGDVLLQVVLHAQIAREEGTFDIRDVIGNLSEKLIRRHPHVFGNGSAETAEDVKRKWDEIKQLERADQPEPRSLLDGVSSQFPALLRSMELQKRAAKVGFDWETSEDVRDKVMEELDELFRAEDPAHREEELGDLLFVVSALARFFDVDPEQALLGACHKFIKRFQWVEKRAREDGRPLSEIPMAQLDAWWEEAKENMRDEQ, encoded by the coding sequence TTGCAAGGAACCATCACTATCGTTGGTTTGGGTTTCGGTGATATATCCGCTTTGCCGATGGGGACGTTGGAGACGTTGGAGCGTGCGGATGCATTGTGGCTCCGAACAGAAGATCATCCGGTAGTCGATTGGTTGAGAGAACGTGGGCTCGGTTTCGCTACTTTCGATTCCGTCTATGAAGCACATGCCGATTTTGAATCGGTCTATCGGGAAATCGTCGATCGGTTGCTGGCCGAGGCCAAAGCGGGCCGTCCGGTTGTGTATGCGGTGCCGGGACACCCGATGGTGGCGGAACGGACGGTGCGTCTGTTACGGGAGGAAGGCAATCGACACGGTATCCAGGTGGATGTACGCGGGGGCGGTAGTTTTCTCGACGCGGCGTTTGCTCGGTTGGGTATTGATCCGATTGACGGTTTCCTCCTTCTGGACGGGACCGATCTGTCCGCCGATCGCCTCGATCCGCGGGTGCACCAGCTGATCGCGCAGGTATACGATCGGATGGTCGCTTCCGACATCAAGCTGACGTTGATGGAAGTCTACCCGGACGACTTTCCGGTCACTGTGGCGAGCGCACTGGGAGTTGAGGAGAGGGAGCGGATCGAAACGGTTCCGCTGTATCAGTTGGACCACGAGGAACGGTTCGACAACCTTACCCTGTTGTACATTCCACCCACGGATGAGGAACGGGTGCTCAACCGCCGTTTCGACACCTTGACCGGTATCATCGAACGCTTGCGCGGCCCGGGGGGATGTCCGTGGGACCGCAAACAGACACATCAAAGTCTACGCAAATATTTACTGGAAGAAGCGTATGAGTTTTTGGACGCATTGGCGGAGGGGAACCCTGACGAGATGGCGGACGAACTGGGGGATGTGCTGTTGCAGGTCGTCCTTCACGCTCAGATTGCACGTGAGGAAGGAACATTTGATATCCGGGACGTGATAGGGAATCTCTCAGAGAAGCTGATCCGTCGCCATCCGCATGTATTCGGAAACGGATCGGCTGAAACGGCTGAGGACGTCAAGCGGAAATGGGACGAAATCAAGCAGCTGGAGCGGGCGGATCAACCCGAACCTCGCTCCCTGCTGGACGGTGTTTCTTCACAATTCCCCGCGCTCCTTCGTTCGATGGAATTGCAGAAACGGGCGGCCAAGGTGGGCTTTGATTGGGAAACATCCGAAGACGTTCGCGACAAGGTGATGGAAGAGCTGGACGAACTGTTCCGGGCGGAAGATCCCGCTCACCGGGAAGAAGAACTTGGAGATCTGCTGTTTGTCGTCTCGGCACTGGCGCGCTTTTTCGATGTGGACCCTGAACAGGCGCTGCTCGGGGCATGCCACAAGTTTATAAAACGTTTTCAGTGGGTAGAAAAACGGGCAAGAGAGGACGGGCGACCGCTGTCCGAGATTCCGATGGCACAACTGGACGCTTGGTGGGAGGAAGCCAAAGAGAACATGCGTGATGAACAATGA
- a CDS encoding HU family DNA-binding protein has product MNKQDLIARIAQNSGMTKKDVEAVINHFLNEITQALSEGEKVQLIGFGTFETRTRSGRVGRNPQTGATIEIPESQVPAFRAGSRLKEAVK; this is encoded by the coding sequence GTGAACAAGCAGGATTTGATCGCCCGCATCGCCCAAAACAGCGGGATGACCAAAAAAGACGTCGAAGCGGTCATCAACCATTTTTTAAATGAAATTACGCAAGCGCTCAGCGAAGGTGAGAAGGTCCAACTGATCGGCTTCGGGACATTTGAAACGCGCACACGTTCCGGCCGAGTGGGACGGAATCCGCAGACGGGGGCGACGATCGAAATTCCGGAATCCCAAGTGCCTGCCTTCCGTGCGGGCAGCCGGCTGAAAGAAGCCGTGAAGTAA
- a CDS encoding RNA-binding S4 domain-containing protein: MRLDKFLKVSRLVKRRTLAKEVCDQGRVQVNGRPAKAGTNVSVGDQLTIRFGKKLLTVRVDSIAETSRKSEASQMYTIVSEETLSESSSGETEEVS; this comes from the coding sequence ATGCGGTTGGACAAGTTCCTCAAGGTGTCCCGTTTGGTGAAGCGGCGGACGTTGGCCAAAGAAGTGTGCGACCAAGGCCGCGTACAGGTCAACGGCCGCCCCGCCAAAGCGGGCACCAACGTCTCCGTCGGCGACCAACTCACCATTCGCTTCGGCAAGAAACTGCTCACAGTTCGCGTTGACTCCATTGCGGAAACCTCCCGGAAATCGGAAGCAAGCCAGATGTACACGATCGTATCAGAGGAAACACTGTCGGAATCGTCTTCAGGCGAGACGGAAGAGGTGTCTTAA
- the yabP gene encoding sporulation protein YabP, with amino-acid sequence MVDELYTSTRHEVVLSGRNTLDVSGVVSLESFDSEEFLLNTECGYLGIRGQNLHIKSLDLEQGKVSIEGSFYEMSYLDDGTSRMERTKGLLGRLFR; translated from the coding sequence ATGGTCGACGAATTGTATACAAGCACCCGTCACGAAGTGGTGCTGAGCGGGAGAAACACTTTGGACGTGTCGGGTGTGGTCAGTTTGGAAAGTTTTGACAGCGAGGAATTCCTGTTAAATACCGAGTGCGGCTACTTGGGCATCCGCGGACAAAACCTGCACATCAAAAGCTTGGACTTGGAACAGGGTAAAGTGTCGATCGAAGGCAGCTTTTACGAAATGAGCTACTTGGATGACGGTACTTCTCGCATGGAAAGAACGAAAGGGTTGCTGGGCAGGTTGTTCCGGTGA
- the yabQ gene encoding spore cortex biosynthesis protein YabQ: MSLEAQWLTMGWMTASGIILGVLLDIYRVMKGRFRFRGWVVSLIDLLYWTVAAGLVFGLLMWSNWGVLRFYVFLAVVLGIAFYYFWMSRTMIRLISWMIRLAEWMIRMVFRTLYVTFWVPLTYAWTALGFIGAGTIRLLLVLLRVIRRITIADVWLIRPWIRYVRPRIIPCLHWVRSAWHRITRLFSRNREK, from the coding sequence GTGAGTCTCGAAGCGCAATGGCTGACGATGGGCTGGATGACCGCTTCCGGGATCATCCTCGGTGTCTTGTTGGACATCTATCGAGTGATGAAAGGTCGGTTCCGGTTCAGAGGATGGGTGGTCTCGCTCATCGACCTGTTATATTGGACAGTGGCCGCAGGATTGGTATTCGGCTTGCTGATGTGGAGCAATTGGGGTGTGCTCCGCTTTTATGTCTTCCTCGCTGTCGTACTCGGGATTGCGTTCTACTATTTCTGGATGAGCCGGACGATGATCCGGCTGATCTCCTGGATGATCCGCTTGGCGGAGTGGATGATCCGCATGGTGTTCCGCACGTTGTATGTCACCTTCTGGGTGCCGCTCACATACGCATGGACGGCCTTGGGCTTCATAGGGGCTGGAACGATTCGTTTACTCCTCGTCCTACTACGGGTCATCCGGCGAATCACGATCGCCGATGTCTGGCTGATCCGTCCTTGGATTCGGTATGTCCGGCCCCGTATCATTCCCTGTCTGCATTGGGTCCGTTCGGCATGGCACCGGATAACTCGCCTGTTTTCCAGAAACAGAGAGAAATGA
- a CDS encoding FtsB family cell division protein yields MIRKPAANNVVTFRPQRTAQASSADRLDHRPISTKARRRRLVWLAIMCAFLVWFLVELIIQTGRISEAEAALAQKRAQISELQARQKQLREQIQRMQTDTYMDEMARKLGYTKDDQEEFYLIPK; encoded by the coding sequence ATGATCCGAAAACCTGCCGCAAACAATGTTGTGACGTTTCGACCGCAGCGAACGGCGCAGGCTTCATCGGCCGATCGCCTTGACCACCGGCCGATTTCCACGAAAGCGCGACGGCGTCGATTGGTGTGGCTGGCGATCATGTGCGCTTTTCTCGTCTGGTTTCTCGTCGAACTGATCATCCAGACGGGGAGAATTTCGGAGGCCGAAGCCGCATTGGCACAGAAGCGTGCACAAATCTCCGAACTACAAGCGCGCCAGAAACAACTGCGGGAGCAAATCCAGCGGATGCAGACGGATACGTACATGGATGAGATGGCCAGAAAATTGGGCTATACCAAAGATGATCAAGAGGAATTCTATCTCATACCAAAATGA
- a CDS encoding exo-beta-N-acetylmuramidase NamZ family protein, which translates to MHVRRWLGMVMIGLLSLGMMGSEVADGAEPLTDHHHGQVKTGLEILLEHPESLAGKRVGLITNPTGMTRDYQHGLDAMLAKGIHVVKVYGPEHGVRGTEQAGDTPGSYVDPRTGLPFVNLYGKKPDEMVPLFDGVDVLVFDIQDVGTRFYTYIYTMAYAMEAAAKADIPFIVLDRPNPIGGEKVEGPVLDPAYRSFVGLFPIPLRHGMTVGELAQLFNGEFLPEETGGKRARLTVVRMKGWTRNQWYDQTGMPWVPPSPNMPTLDTATVYPGMGLIEGTNLSEGRGTTRPFELIGAPYIEGWKLAEALNRAKLPGVSFREAYFTPTFSKYTGKTVGGVQVYVEDRQSFDPVLTGLTIIQTVKQLYPDQFAWRETEEPYWIDKLTGTDRVRKQIDAGVPAKEIAAQWNEGLESFRHIRSKYLLYPPYDPKID; encoded by the coding sequence ATGCACGTCAGACGTTGGCTGGGCATGGTCATGATCGGTTTGCTTTCATTGGGTATGATGGGCTCTGAAGTGGCCGACGGGGCAGAACCCTTGACCGATCATCACCACGGTCAAGTGAAAACGGGGTTGGAAATATTGTTGGAACACCCGGAATCCCTCGCCGGGAAACGCGTCGGGCTGATCACCAACCCGACGGGAATGACCAGAGATTACCAACACGGATTGGATGCCATGTTGGCCAAGGGGATTCATGTTGTGAAGGTGTATGGACCGGAGCACGGCGTCCGCGGGACGGAGCAGGCAGGTGATACACCGGGGTCCTATGTGGACCCGCGTACTGGATTGCCGTTCGTTAATCTGTACGGTAAGAAGCCTGATGAGATGGTGCCGTTGTTTGATGGTGTCGATGTGCTGGTGTTTGATATACAGGATGTAGGAACCCGCTTTTACACCTATATCTACACGATGGCATATGCCATGGAGGCGGCGGCCAAGGCTGATATCCCGTTTATTGTGCTGGACCGTCCCAATCCGATCGGCGGGGAAAAGGTGGAAGGACCGGTGTTGGATCCCGCGTACCGCTCCTTTGTCGGGTTGTTTCCGATTCCGCTCCGTCACGGGATGACGGTGGGGGAATTAGCCCAGTTGTTCAATGGGGAATTCCTGCCTGAGGAAACGGGAGGAAAACGTGCCCGATTAACAGTGGTTCGGATGAAAGGATGGACGCGCAATCAATGGTATGATCAGACGGGGATGCCTTGGGTTCCGCCGTCACCCAACATGCCGACACTGGATACGGCTACGGTGTATCCGGGCATGGGATTGATCGAAGGAACCAATCTGTCGGAGGGCCGGGGTACGACTCGTCCGTTCGAGTTGATCGGCGCACCATATATCGAAGGATGGAAATTGGCGGAGGCACTGAATCGGGCAAAGTTACCGGGGGTGTCGTTCAGGGAAGCGTATTTCACTCCCACGTTTTCCAAATATACAGGGAAGACGGTCGGGGGCGTGCAGGTATATGTGGAGGATCGCCAATCGTTTGACCCAGTGCTGACCGGATTGACCATCATCCAAACAGTGAAGCAACTATATCCCGACCAGTTTGCTTGGCGGGAAACCGAGGAGCCGTACTGGATTGACAAACTGACGGGGACGGATCGGGTTCGCAAGCAGATCGACGCGGGCGTTCCCGCTAAAGAAATCGCCGCCCAGTGGAATGAGGGACTGGAATCCTTCCGACATATACGGAGTAAGTATTTACTGTATCCGCCATATGATCCAAAAATTGACTGA
- a CDS encoding DUF402 domain-containing protein, producing the protein MNVSIKKIKFTTINKTYTEKVRDWRGRHCFATQYPNPDGKRIFLTYYFVRKGYTISKVFHRNGEFMYYYCDVMDMRQVGRTRYVMVDLLLDMIVYPDGRYHVIDIDEFATAIEKGQLKRRQQVHALRTLDKMIRLQTQRKFIPPYLAEATMFPLEEG; encoded by the coding sequence GTGAATGTCTCTATCAAGAAAATTAAATTCACCACAATCAACAAAACCTATACGGAAAAGGTTAGGGACTGGCGGGGACGTCACTGTTTTGCGACCCAATATCCTAACCCCGACGGCAAACGGATATTTTTGACGTACTATTTTGTCCGCAAGGGGTACACCATCTCCAAGGTGTTTCACCGTAACGGGGAATTCATGTACTATTACTGTGACGTGATGGATATGCGGCAGGTTGGACGCACGCGGTACGTCATGGTCGACCTGTTGTTGGACATGATCGTTTATCCTGACGGTCGCTACCATGTGATCGATATTGACGAATTTGCAACGGCGATCGAAAAAGGACAGCTGAAACGACGCCAGCAAGTGCATGCGCTGCGTACCTTGGATAAGATGATCCGTCTGCAGACCCAACGGAAGTTTATTCCGCCGTACCTGGCTGAAGCCACAATGTTCCCCTTGGAAGAAGGATAA
- the spoIIE gene encoding stage II sporulation protein E produces the protein MQMRWMDVGMTWMRPIGKAFRLSPDTKRKLQRWSRVWNLPLMLMGFLFGRAVMLDAVSPFSVAYLAVVYQLSRRQWPAVAVALLAGAATKEPIHTAQTVAGLILFLVIQKIFAWVKRGQINYVPFVVLTTSAGVHLIRFWWSGWTPYQAMMAGIDVLLSFILSFIFVQSLPFFTVRRKRMALRQEEMICLVILIGSVMTGAMGWAVSGVSAVHVLSRYVILVLALVGGGMTGAAVGVVTGMILSLSDPHSLGEISLLAFAGLLAGLFREGKRLGVTVGFILGTAILSLYAGGKWHAWISLAESASAIVLLWLTPSAFFKVISRHIPGTDEYQHSQQEYVRRLRDVTAAKVDQFTELFVELAHSFREDPSLQRQQETAHFSRFLGDVTEKTCKSCHRYRQCWERDMMKTYQGMTDLMAMVEMHPKDRPLRTPRSWSEHCVKADKVLALIQERYDLYEHDLYWREQVREARRLVSEQLEGVAGVMRDLAEDIRKEAQVLAAQEEQIQLALEELGLSIQRVEVINLEEGKVEVEVTLPHGDALDECRKLIAPLLTEIIGEPIAVHRKVIQGRTSGAVVTLGSAQHYEIKTGVASAAKGGHWLSGDSYCYMNLGTGKYAVALSDGMGNGQRAQEESHAALGLLRRLLQAGMNEKKAVETVNAILGLRSTDEMFATIDLAMIDLKDANTRFLKIGSTPGFIKRGKEVITLSAGNPPIGILRNIDVEPLEKRLQPGDLLIMVTDGVLDAPRQAHNKEMHLKRLIAEIDTKDPQSFADCLLERVVRGNGGSIDDDMTVVVSKVDHYTPEWATIRLSGVSRVERPQVAAF, from the coding sequence ATGCAAATGCGATGGATGGATGTGGGGATGACCTGGATGCGGCCGATCGGAAAAGCGTTTCGCTTAAGCCCCGATACCAAGCGAAAGCTGCAAAGATGGTCGCGTGTGTGGAACCTTCCGCTCATGCTGATGGGGTTTCTGTTCGGACGGGCAGTGATGTTGGATGCCGTATCACCGTTTTCTGTCGCCTATCTTGCTGTTGTCTACCAACTGTCTCGCAGGCAGTGGCCGGCCGTGGCTGTGGCACTGTTGGCGGGAGCGGCAACTAAGGAACCGATACACACGGCACAAACAGTCGCGGGACTTATTCTGTTTTTGGTGATTCAAAAGATCTTTGCATGGGTGAAAAGGGGGCAGATCAATTACGTCCCTTTTGTCGTGCTGACTACGAGCGCAGGGGTCCACCTGATACGCTTTTGGTGGAGCGGATGGACACCGTACCAAGCAATGATGGCCGGAATCGACGTATTGTTGAGCTTCATTCTCTCGTTTATCTTCGTCCAGTCGCTGCCCTTCTTCACCGTACGCCGAAAAAGGATGGCCCTTCGCCAAGAGGAGATGATCTGCCTCGTCATATTGATCGGCTCGGTGATGACGGGGGCGATGGGATGGGCGGTATCAGGCGTGTCGGCGGTCCATGTGTTGTCTCGGTATGTTATTCTCGTGCTGGCGCTGGTGGGCGGCGGCATGACGGGTGCGGCTGTCGGAGTGGTAACCGGGATGATTCTCAGCCTATCCGATCCCCATTCGCTTGGAGAGATCAGTTTGCTGGCATTCGCCGGATTGTTGGCCGGACTTTTCCGGGAGGGCAAGCGATTGGGTGTGACGGTGGGGTTCATACTGGGTACCGCCATTTTGTCACTGTATGCAGGTGGAAAGTGGCATGCCTGGATTTCGCTGGCTGAGTCGGCGAGCGCGATTGTATTGTTGTGGCTGACGCCGTCCGCCTTTTTCAAGGTGATTTCCCGTCATATCCCGGGGACGGACGAGTACCAGCACTCCCAACAGGAGTATGTGCGCCGATTGCGTGATGTGACGGCCGCCAAAGTGGATCAGTTTACCGAGCTCTTCGTGGAGTTGGCCCACAGTTTTCGGGAGGATCCCAGTTTGCAGCGGCAACAGGAGACTGCCCACTTCAGCCGTTTTCTCGGGGATGTGACCGAAAAGACCTGCAAATCATGTCATCGGTACCGGCAATGCTGGGAGCGTGACATGATGAAGACGTATCAGGGAATGACCGATCTGATGGCGATGGTGGAAATGCATCCTAAAGATCGCCCGCTCAGGACACCGCGGTCGTGGTCCGAGCATTGCGTCAAAGCGGATAAGGTGTTGGCTTTGATCCAGGAGCGATACGATTTGTATGAGCACGACCTGTATTGGCGAGAGCAGGTTCGGGAAGCGCGCCGGCTGGTTTCTGAACAGTTGGAGGGCGTGGCTGGTGTGATGCGCGATTTGGCTGAAGACATCCGGAAGGAAGCGCAAGTGCTCGCCGCACAGGAGGAGCAGATACAGCTGGCACTGGAAGAATTGGGTCTGTCCATCCAGCGGGTGGAAGTGATCAATTTGGAGGAGGGGAAGGTGGAAGTCGAGGTCACTCTGCCGCACGGCGATGCATTGGATGAGTGCCGGAAGCTGATCGCGCCGTTGTTGACGGAAATCATCGGCGAACCCATCGCCGTTCATCGAAAGGTCATCCAGGGCAGGACATCGGGAGCTGTCGTCACGTTGGGATCGGCCCAACACTACGAGATCAAAACCGGTGTGGCGAGCGCCGCCAAAGGGGGGCACTGGTTGTCCGGCGACAGCTATTGCTACATGAATCTGGGGACGGGAAAATATGCGGTGGCCTTGAGCGACGGCATGGGCAACGGACAGCGTGCCCAGGAAGAGAGCCATGCAGCCCTCGGATTGCTCCGACGACTTCTGCAGGCGGGGATGAACGAGAAAAAAGCGGTGGAGACGGTCAACGCCATCTTGGGTTTGCGATCGACAGACGAGATGTTTGCCACGATCGATCTGGCGATGATCGATTTGAAAGACGCGAACACTCGGTTTTTGAAAATCGGTTCCACACCCGGTTTCATCAAACGGGGCAAAGAAGTGATCACCCTGTCTGCCGGCAATCCGCCGATCGGGATTTTGCGCAATATCGATGTGGAGCCTTTGGAAAAGCGACTCCAACCGGGTGATCTGTTGATCATGGTGACGGATGGTGTATTGGATGCGCCGCGTCAAGCGCACAACAAAGAGATGCACCTCAAACGTCTGATCGCCGAGATCGATACCAAAGACCCGCAATCTTTTGCGGACTGCCTGCTGGAACGGGTTGTACGCGGAAATGGGGGGAGCATTGACGACGATATGACGGTGGTGGTGTCCAAGGTGGATCATTACACACCCGAATGGGCGACAATCCGTCTGTCCGGGGTGTCTCGGGTGGAACGCCCGCAAGTAGCGGCATTCTGA